In Synergistota bacterium, one genomic interval encodes:
- a CDS encoding DegQ family serine endoprotease, with the protein MRKLIFYTFIAFALLGVFSSGMTFAVSAPQGLAGINIAEIVRKVGPAVVNIDTVTMVRRSLIPFPFMDDPLWKRFFGEEYERFTRIIPMRGKGSGFIISEDGYILTNNHVVQNADEIIVTLADNRKFNAKVVGTDPTVDLAVIKIDAKGLPSLPLGDSDKVEVGEWVVAIGNPFGLSHTVTVGVISAKGRTITAGDRSFENFLQTDAAINPGNSGGPLLNLNGEVIGINTAIIPYAQGIGFAIPINTAKQILQDLIEFGKVKRGWLGVYLQAMTPSLAKGFGLKEAKGVIIARIVPGSPAEKYGLRRGDVILSVDGKEVNSPAELQIAIRSRKAGEKVNISVWRKDRTVNITVVLGEPPQEERISKTPEINIGIKVSDITSDFRRKYNLIEDNGVVITYVDPESPAGMVGLKEGDVIVEVNGKEIRNLKDWDEALSSLKEDSLVLLVSRSGSTFYVSISLGK; encoded by the coding sequence TTGCGGAAGCTAATATTCTACACGTTTATTGCTTTTGCTCTTTTGGGAGTTTTCTCAAGCGGTATGACTTTTGCTGTTTCGGCTCCTCAGGGATTAGCGGGTATAAATATAGCGGAGATAGTTAGGAAAGTTGGTCCGGCTGTTGTTAACATTGATACTGTGACCATGGTGAGAAGATCCCTTATACCTTTCCCGTTTATGGATGATCCTTTATGGAAAAGATTCTTTGGAGAGGAATATGAGAGATTTACTCGTATAATTCCTATGAGAGGTAAGGGGTCAGGGTTTATAATTTCTGAGGATGGGTATATATTAACTAATAACCATGTTGTCCAGAATGCTGATGAGATAATAGTCACTCTTGCTGACAATAGAAAATTTAATGCTAAGGTTGTTGGAACAGATCCAACGGTTGACTTAGCTGTTATAAAAATAGACGCTAAAGGTCTTCCTTCTCTTCCTCTTGGAGATTCTGATAAGGTAGAGGTTGGTGAGTGGGTTGTTGCTATCGGAAATCCCTTTGGTTTATCTCACACAGTTACTGTGGGAGTTATAAGCGCTAAGGGTAGGACTATTACTGCGGGAGATCGTAGCTTTGAGAACTTTCTTCAAACTGATGCTGCTATAAACCCTGGGAATAGTGGAGGGCCGCTCTTGAATCTAAACGGTGAAGTTATAGGTATAAACACTGCGATAATTCCCTATGCTCAGGGTATAGGCTTTGCCATTCCAATAAACACAGCAAAGCAGATATTACAGGATTTAATTGAGTTTGGCAAAGTTAAAAGGGGATGGCTTGGAGTGTATCTTCAGGCTATGACTCCATCTTTAGCTAAAGGCTTTGGTTTAAAGGAGGCCAAGGGAGTAATAATAGCTCGTATAGTTCCTGGTAGTCCAGCGGAGAAATACGGTTTAAGAAGAGGAGATGTGATTTTAAGTGTTGATGGTAAAGAGGTTAACTCTCCAGCAGAGCTTCAGATTGCTATAAGAAGCCGTAAAGCTGGGGAAAAGGTTAATATATCTGTTTGGAGAAAGGATAGAACTGTAAATATAACCGTTGTTTTAGGTGAACCTCCACAAGAGGAGAGGATTTCTAAAACCCCTGAAATTAATATTGGTATAAAGGTTTCTGATATTACCTCAGATTTTAGACGTAAGTATAATCTTATAGAGGATAATGGCGTTGTTATAACATATGTTGATCCTGAGAGCCCTGCAGGTATGGTTGGTCTTAAAGAAGGAGATGTTATAGTTGAAGTTAATGGAAAAGAGATACGTAACCTTAAAGATTGGGATGAGGCTCTTTCAAGCTTAAAGGAGGATTCTCTTGTGCTTTTAGTTTCAAGAAGTGGAAGTACTTTCTATGTTTCAATAAGTTTAGGTAAATAG
- a CDS encoding Hsp20/alpha crystallin family protein, with product MRRRWLPMRREEGIFSSLDRIHEELDRWFNDVVSTFFGSWDKPSLREWSVTSCSPRIELYDQGKELVLRAELPGIDPKDVDIRVLEDRVIMKGELRRDEEIKDESYYRCERVYGSFARTIPLPVDVKPSESKASYKNGILTLILPKAEPEKEEGFRVEIEKEE from the coding sequence ATGAGAAGAAGGTGGTTGCCCATGAGGAGAGAGGAGGGTATATTTAGCTCCTTAGATAGGATCCACGAGGAGCTTGATAGGTGGTTTAACGATGTAGTAAGTACCTTCTTTGGAAGTTGGGATAAACCCTCTTTGAGAGAATGGAGCGTTACATCTTGCAGTCCGCGGATTGAGCTTTACGATCAAGGGAAGGAGCTCGTTCTTAGAGCGGAGTTACCTGGCATCGATCCTAAAGATGTAGATATAAGAGTGCTTGAGGATCGAGTTATTATGAAGGGTGAGTTGAGAAGGGATGAAGAGATTAAGGATGAAAGCTATTACAGATGTGAAAGAGTTTATGGTAGCTTTGCAAGGACTATACCTCTACCTGTGGATGTTAAGCCATCCGAGTCCAAAGCTTCTTACAAAAATGGAATTCTAACTTTAATTCTTCCTAAGGCTGAGCCGGAAAAGGAGGAAGGTTTCAGAGTAGAGATTGAAAAGGAAGAGTAG
- the rpsU gene encoding 30S ribosomal protein S21, translated as MAAEIIVGKNETIDDALRRFKKKCERSGLIAEMKRRSFYEKPSERRKRRTSRRKKK; from the coding sequence ATGGCTGCAGAAATAATCGTCGGTAAAAATGAGACTATAGATGACGCCTTACGCCGCTTTAAAAAGAAGTGCGAGCGTTCTGGTCTCATTGCCGAGATGAAGAGACGTTCTTTCTATGAGAAGCCGAGCGAACGTCGTAAGCGTCGTACTTCTCGTCGCAAGAAAAAGTAA
- a CDS encoding histidine triad nucleotide-binding protein, whose amino-acid sequence MGKEGAGKLVAEKRTSKDCVFCRIIEGELPSVKLYEDDKIIAIEDINRQAPFHALLISKEHVESLLEVKDWRIISHIFEIIKFLAEEYKLAEKGFRVVNNCGDDGGQTIYHLHFHLLGGRSMGWPPG is encoded by the coding sequence GTGGGTAAAGAGGGTGCTGGAAAATTGGTAGCTGAAAAAAGGACGAGTAAAGACTGTGTTTTTTGTAGGATAATAGAGGGAGAGCTTCCTAGTGTTAAGCTGTATGAAGATGACAAGATTATTGCTATAGAGGATATAAATCGTCAAGCTCCTTTTCATGCTCTTCTTATAAGCAAAGAGCATGTAGAAAGTTTATTAGAAGTTAAGGATTGGCGTATTATATCTCATATCTTTGAGATTATTAAGTTTTTAGCAGAGGAGTATAAACTTGCTGAGAAGGGTTTTAGGGTGGTTAATAATTGTGGCGATGACGGAGGTCAAACTATATATCATCTTCATTTCCATCTTCTTGGCGGGCGTTCCATGGGTTGGCCACCAGGTTGA
- a CDS encoding HEAT repeat domain-containing protein, producing the protein MQGEELALYYKILGLPVGASVEEVKRAFRKLALKYHPDVASQEFQDKYEEIVRAYHYLTRKAFTQCSKGENRDKKRKLSEQAIDILRKLENKAKRANLRVSIDLLLDRLKSDNLYLRREVVKYLLNFAYEQKVLDAFVELLGDQDDEIVKIAIKALEKVNHKSALPKLKDILINGRTSDLKKMALEAIVRMGGEEALQVLISLLNYPLVEVRLAGIRGLMFLGDKRATPYLKALLNVERDAEVRMWVKRVLENW; encoded by the coding sequence GTGCAGGGAGAAGAGTTAGCTCTTTATTATAAGATTTTAGGCCTCCCTGTAGGAGCTTCTGTAGAGGAAGTAAAAAGGGCTTTTAGAAAGCTAGCTCTGAAATATCACCCGGATGTTGCATCTCAGGAGTTCCAAGATAAGTATGAGGAGATTGTTAGAGCTTATCACTATCTTACAAGAAAGGCTTTTACTCAGTGTTCAAAGGGAGAAAATAGGGATAAAAAGAGGAAGCTTTCAGAACAAGCCATAGATATACTTAGGAAGTTGGAAAATAAAGCGAAAAGGGCAAATTTAAGGGTTTCTATAGATTTGCTATTAGATAGGCTAAAAAGTGATAATCTATACTTAAGGAGAGAGGTTGTAAAATATCTTTTGAACTTTGCTTATGAGCAGAAGGTTTTAGATGCTTTCGTTGAGCTTTTGGGAGATCAAGATGATGAGATAGTTAAGATCGCAATAAAAGCCTTAGAAAAAGTTAACCATAAGTCAGCATTACCTAAACTCAAAGACATTCTTATTAATGGGAGAACATCTGACCTTAAAAAGATGGCTCTTGAAGCAATAGTTAGAATGGGAGGTGAGGAAGCACTTCAGGTGTTAATATCTCTACTTAATTATCCTCTTGTGGAGGTGAGGTTAGCTGGGATAAGGGGTTTGATGTTTTTGGGTGACAAGAGAGCTACTCCTTACTTAAAAGCTCTTCTTAACGTAGAACGGGATGCGGAAGTTAGGATGTGGGTAAAGAGGGTGCTGGAAAATTGGTAG
- a CDS encoding bis-aminopropyl spermidine synthase family protein has protein sequence MEIYASQVRKETNIPIFPRDVERVLSVLFVTGDFWEIVRYSMVSLPAVASLIKLLEREGWVEYQGEEIVLTEKGRKGAESLGIQPYRRYICDKCGGKSVTIDAFKEVYEEFLKIQENRPEALHRYDQGYVTPETTLARVAFADMRGDVRGKDIITLGDDDLVGLALALTRLPRKVVVIDIDRRILDFESKIREEKGLSNLEVRRVDLREPLPDELLGKFDVFFTDPEETLAGFKAFVYRGIATLKGSGCAGYVGLTHVETSLNKWRNIQKFLVDAGLVITDIINEFNEYVNWPYYRSMKAWDLNPLKSDPKGIWYVSALYRIETLDGFQRWNEPLSEDIYEDEESSTT, from the coding sequence ATGGAAATATACGCTTCTCAAGTTAGAAAGGAAACTAATATACCGATTTTCCCAAGGGACGTAGAAAGGGTTCTTTCTGTTTTGTTTGTTACAGGTGATTTTTGGGAGATAGTTAGATACTCTATGGTTTCCCTTCCGGCTGTGGCGTCTTTGATCAAGCTTCTCGAAAGGGAAGGGTGGGTAGAGTATCAAGGTGAAGAGATAGTATTAACGGAAAAGGGGAGAAAAGGAGCTGAATCCCTTGGTATTCAACCTTACAGAAGATATATATGTGATAAGTGTGGTGGCAAGAGTGTTACAATTGACGCTTTCAAGGAGGTTTATGAGGAGTTTCTCAAAATCCAGGAGAACAGGCCTGAAGCTCTTCATCGGTACGACCAGGGATATGTTACACCTGAGACTACCTTAGCGAGGGTAGCTTTTGCTGATATGAGAGGGGATGTGAGAGGGAAGGATATTATAACTCTGGGAGATGATGATCTTGTGGGGTTAGCTTTAGCTCTCACAAGGTTGCCCAGAAAGGTGGTTGTGATTGATATAGATAGGAGAATCCTTGATTTTGAGAGCAAGATTAGAGAGGAAAAGGGGTTAAGCAATCTTGAGGTTAGAAGGGTTGACCTTAGAGAGCCGTTGCCTGATGAATTGCTGGGGAAATTTGACGTCTTCTTTACAGATCCGGAGGAAACTTTAGCTGGCTTTAAAGCGTTTGTGTATAGAGGCATAGCTACTCTTAAAGGTTCTGGTTGTGCTGGATATGTGGGGCTGACGCATGTTGAAACGTCATTGAACAAGTGGAGAAATATTCAGAAATTCTTGGTGGATGCTGGCCTTGTGATAACAGACATAATAAATGAGTTTAATGAATATGTTAACTGGCCCTATTATCGGAGTATGAAAGCGTGGGATCTTAATCCGCTTAAAAGCGATCCTAAGGGTATTTGGTATGTTTCCGCTTTATACAGGATAGAGACTCTTGATGGTTTCCAGAGGTGGAATGAGCCCCTATCTGAAGATATATATGAGGATGAGGAGAGCTCGACCACTTAA
- a CDS encoding PLP-dependent aminotransferase family protein, whose translation MNWNAKLSAIGRELKPSAIRELLSMAKKPGVISFAGGLPDPRIFPGEKFVEISPLVKEYANTALQYGKTEGLDELVEFIADWCSKRYGFPVSHDNVVIVTGSQQAMDVIGKVFIDYGDFVYVEAPTYVGTLVAFRNCGARFVGIPMDEDGMIVDLLEEDIKKRLNEKLPLPKFIYVIPNFQNPSGRVLSLERRKKLYEIAERYDFVIVEDDAYGEIYYDEKPPALIKSMDVSNRVIYCGSFSKILAPGMRVGWIIGDKEIVRRFVLAKQGMDLSTSLFAQFFIAEFCRRGWLEPQIEIIRKHYSLKRNVMEEAIDKYLPAGTKYSRPGGGFFYWVQVEGFDTTELFKLAVEKYNVAYVVGSAFYPYGERNDEMRINFTYPSEEEIKEGIRRLGAAIKEILEG comes from the coding sequence ATGAATTGGAATGCAAAGTTGTCCGCCATTGGTAGAGAACTTAAACCATCTGCTATTCGTGAGCTTCTCTCAATGGCTAAAAAGCCAGGTGTTATATCCTTTGCTGGGGGTTTACCTGATCCGAGAATTTTCCCTGGGGAAAAGTTTGTAGAGATATCACCCTTAGTTAAGGAGTATGCTAATACTGCCTTACAGTATGGTAAAACGGAAGGACTTGATGAGCTTGTAGAGTTTATTGCTGATTGGTGTAGTAAACGTTACGGTTTTCCAGTTAGTCATGATAATGTGGTAATTGTTACTGGTTCTCAGCAGGCTATGGATGTTATTGGCAAAGTATTTATAGATTATGGTGACTTTGTTTATGTTGAAGCTCCTACATATGTAGGAACATTGGTTGCCTTTAGAAATTGTGGAGCTCGTTTTGTAGGTATACCTATGGATGAAGATGGAATGATTGTAGATCTTCTTGAAGAGGATATAAAGAAAAGACTTAATGAGAAGCTACCACTGCCTAAGTTTATTTATGTTATACCTAATTTCCAGAATCCATCGGGAAGAGTTCTTTCTCTTGAGAGGAGAAAAAAGCTTTACGAAATAGCGGAAAGGTACGATTTCGTTATAGTTGAGGATGATGCTTATGGTGAAATATACTACGATGAGAAACCTCCTGCTCTTATAAAGAGCATGGATGTATCGAATAGAGTAATATATTGTGGTAGTTTTTCTAAGATATTAGCTCCAGGTATGAGGGTGGGATGGATAATAGGGGATAAGGAGATAGTAAGGAGATTTGTTCTTGCAAAGCAAGGAATGGATCTTTCAACTAGTTTGTTTGCTCAATTCTTTATAGCGGAGTTCTGTAGAAGAGGTTGGCTTGAGCCTCAGATAGAGATTATAAGAAAGCATTATAGTCTTAAGCGTAATGTTATGGAGGAGGCTATAGATAAGTACCTACCTGCAGGGACAAAGTATTCTCGTCCCGGTGGCGGTTTCTTCTATTGGGTTCAAGTTGAGGGTTTTGATACTACAGAGCTTTTTAAGCTGGCGGTGGAGAAGTACAATGTTGCCTACGTAGTAGGAAGCGCTTTCTATCCTTATGGTGAGAGAAATGACGAAATGAGAATAAACTTTACTTATCCTTCTGAGGAAGAGATAAAGGAAGGCATAAGGAGGTTAGGTGCTGCGATTAAGGAAATTTTAGAAGGTTAA
- a CDS encoding polysaccharide deacetylase family protein: MKIKVYLWFFVTVILCSFPILKEKEIFLTFDDGPISPYTTEIAKMLEKEGAKGTFFLVGKKVTIHGDIVKELNKRGHTIGNHTFNHNRFSEESLEESLEDLLKAEVVLAEKIGYFTRIYRPPGGRIPKSKERIFEDLGFKAVFWDVNTRDFEGRSSFYIIFKTLLISWDRSIILMHSCPSAIKSLPTLLKLLKLFNFKIKPLPIEELSSTAPNHQIIKINDRQKFLLQLIGMTDFVRSDTFLLEKALLSLRDYKDFLTSLSNIRAIKRKSQDPEEEEFWEREKARLEVYIRQSIIRRKLLENLIANIILLPKEAY; this comes from the coding sequence ATGAAAATAAAAGTATACTTATGGTTTTTTGTCACTGTTATTTTATGTTCTTTTCCTATTTTAAAAGAAAAAGAGATCTTTCTAACTTTCGATGATGGCCCTATATCCCCTTACACCACAGAAATAGCAAAAATGCTTGAAAAGGAAGGAGCAAAAGGAACGTTTTTCTTGGTAGGTAAAAAGGTGACCATCCATGGAGATATTGTAAAAGAGCTAAACAAAAGAGGACACACAATAGGAAATCACACCTTTAATCATAACAGATTCAGTGAGGAGAGCTTAGAGGAAAGCCTAGAAGATCTTCTGAAAGCAGAGGTAGTGCTTGCCGAAAAGATCGGTTACTTTACCAGAATATATAGGCCTCCGGGAGGAAGAATCCCCAAAAGCAAAGAAAGAATTTTTGAAGATCTTGGTTTTAAAGCTGTTTTTTGGGATGTAAATACTCGAGACTTTGAAGGAAGGAGCAGTTTCTATATAATATTTAAAACTTTACTTATAAGCTGGGACAGAAGCATCATATTGATGCACTCCTGCCCCAGCGCCATCAAATCCTTACCTACACTGTTAAAACTTCTAAAACTATTTAATTTCAAGATCAAGCCTCTTCCTATAGAAGAGCTCTCAAGCACAGCTCCAAACCATCAGATAATTAAAATCAACGATAGGCAGAAATTTTTACTTCAGCTTATAGGCATGACCGACTTTGTAAGAAGTGATACATTCCTTCTTGAAAAAGCGCTTCTCTCACTAAGAGACTATAAAGACTTTCTAACAAGCTTATCTAATATAAGAGCTATTAAGAGAAAGTCTCAAGATCCGGAAGAGGAAGAGTTCTGGGAAAGAGAAAAGGCACGATTAGAAGTCTATATTAGGCAATCGATAATAAGAAGAAAGCTCTTAGAAAATCTCATAGCAAATATAATTTTACTTCCAAAGGAAGCTTATTAA
- a CDS encoding DUF554 domain-containing protein, producing MTGTFVNTLAVIVGSSLGLLLKKQIPEKVRIAMLQALGLSTLLIGIKMGFEGKELLAVILSLVIGGAIGTWCELEYKIEGIGRFFERKLKREDIVKGWLTATIIFCVGPMTVLGCFQDGLMGKPEILFLKSLLDFVTSIMLASTLGFGVLLSTLSVLVIQGTLTIFASQLFFLKEEFILGNFTATGGIMILAIGFRLLDIKDIKVGDFLPALIVSPLISFLWK from the coding sequence TTGACGGGTACCTTTGTAAACACATTAGCTGTTATTGTGGGAAGTTCCTTAGGATTGCTTCTTAAAAAGCAAATTCCTGAGAAGGTCAGGATAGCCATGCTTCAGGCTTTAGGGTTATCTACTTTGCTTATAGGAATCAAAATGGGTTTTGAAGGTAAAGAATTACTTGCAGTTATACTCTCTCTCGTTATAGGTGGGGCTATAGGGACATGGTGTGAGCTTGAGTATAAAATAGAAGGTATTGGAAGATTCTTTGAGAGGAAGTTAAAGAGGGAGGACATAGTAAAAGGGTGGCTTACTGCCACGATTATATTCTGTGTGGGTCCGATGACGGTGCTTGGTTGCTTTCAAGATGGTTTGATGGGGAAACCTGAGATACTCTTTTTAAAATCTTTACTTGATTTTGTTACTTCTATAATGCTTGCTTCTACATTAGGCTTTGGAGTACTACTTTCTACTCTTTCTGTTTTAGTTATTCAGGGGACTTTAACCATCTTTGCTTCTCAACTTTTCTTCTTAAAGGAAGAGTTCATTTTGGGGAATTTCACAGCAACGGGAGGAATTATGATACTTGCAATAGGCTTTAGGTTACTCGATATAAAGGATATAAAGGTAGGGGATTTTCTCCCAGCTTTAATAGTTTCTCCATTAATAAGCTTCCTTTGGAAGTAA
- the ahcY gene encoding adenosylhomocysteinase, producing the protein MDFDVKDLGLAEEGRRRIEWAERDMPVLRKVIRERFIREKPLSGIRIGACLHVTTETANLMITLKEGGAEVYLCASNPLSTQDDVAAALVSVYNIPVFAVRGEDREKYYSHIRAVLSKRPHITMDDGADLVSTFHKEKPSFVKDVIGGTEETTTGVIRLKAMAESGVLMYPIIAVNEALTKHMFDNRYGTGRSTIDGIMRATGKLLADSIFVVAGYGWCGKGIAMRARGMGAHVVVTEVDPIKAIEAWMDGYYVMKMEEAARIGDIFCTATGNINVLREEHFKLMKDGAVLCNAGHFNVEIDISALERIAVSKRRVKELVDEYEMPDGRKLYLLAEGRLINLAAAEGHPASVMDMSFANQALSAEYLVKEGHKLEKKVYSVPEKIDKEVAKFKLKALGIEIDELTLEQEKYLSSWEEGT; encoded by the coding sequence GTGGATTTCGACGTTAAGGATTTGGGTCTTGCTGAAGAGGGGCGTAGGAGAATAGAGTGGGCAGAGAGGGATATGCCTGTTTTGAGAAAAGTTATAAGGGAAAGGTTCATCAGGGAAAAACCGCTAAGCGGTATAAGGATAGGAGCTTGTCTTCATGTTACTACTGAGACGGCAAATTTGATGATAACCCTTAAAGAGGGAGGAGCCGAGGTATACTTATGCGCTTCTAACCCGTTAAGTACACAGGATGACGTAGCTGCTGCGTTGGTTTCTGTATATAATATTCCTGTTTTTGCGGTTAGAGGGGAGGATAGAGAAAAGTATTATTCTCATATAAGGGCTGTTTTATCTAAAAGACCTCATATAACGATGGATGATGGAGCAGACCTGGTTTCGACCTTTCACAAAGAAAAACCTTCTTTTGTAAAGGATGTGATTGGGGGAACAGAGGAAACTACTACAGGTGTTATAAGACTTAAGGCTATGGCTGAAAGTGGGGTCTTAATGTATCCTATTATTGCGGTTAATGAGGCACTGACAAAGCATATGTTTGATAATAGGTATGGTACTGGTAGAAGCACAATAGATGGTATTATGCGTGCTACGGGTAAGCTTCTTGCTGACTCAATATTTGTAGTTGCTGGTTATGGTTGGTGTGGAAAGGGAATAGCGATGAGAGCTAGGGGTATGGGGGCGCATGTTGTAGTAACCGAAGTGGACCCAATTAAAGCGATAGAAGCGTGGATGGATGGTTATTATGTAATGAAAATGGAGGAAGCAGCAAGAATTGGTGACATATTTTGTACAGCTACTGGTAATATAAATGTATTAAGAGAAGAGCACTTTAAGTTGATGAAAGATGGGGCTGTCTTATGTAATGCTGGTCATTTTAACGTGGAGATAGATATCTCCGCTCTTGAAAGGATAGCTGTATCTAAAAGAAGGGTTAAGGAGCTTGTAGATGAATATGAAATGCCAGATGGGAGAAAGCTATATCTTTTAGCTGAGGGTAGGCTTATAAACCTTGCAGCTGCGGAAGGTCATCCAGCTTCAGTTATGGATATGAGTTTTGCAAATCAGGCTCTATCTGCTGAATATTTAGTTAAGGAAGGGCATAAATTGGAGAAAAAGGTTTATTCTGTTCCTGAAAAGATAGATAAAGAAGTAGCTAAATTTAAGCTTAAGGCTCTGGGTATAGAGATAGATGAACTTACGCTTGAACAAGAGAAATACCTTTCCTCATGGGAGGAGGGAACCTAA
- the nfi gene encoding deoxyribonuclease V (cleaves DNA at apurinic or apyrimidinic sites), which yields MHKWNITPEEAIKLQNELRSKIVLENRVDISRLEIIAASDLAYDGDIGYAVVLVYSYPRLSLLEKISVKKEVKFPYIPGLLAFREMPLLIDAASRLSKKPDVWLIDGAGLAHPRRMGIATHFGIYMDTPTVGCAKSHLFGKFKEPGLKQGDYSYIYDGDEIIGAVLRTKDNVNPLFISIGYAITLDVAIKLVLSCCDGYRLPKPLREAHNVIERIKHKEGEMTLF from the coding sequence ATGCACAAGTGGAATATTACTCCTGAGGAAGCTATAAAGCTTCAGAATGAGTTAAGAAGTAAAATAGTTTTGGAGAATAGGGTTGATATTTCGAGACTTGAGATTATTGCTGCTTCGGATTTAGCTTACGATGGGGATATAGGTTATGCTGTGGTATTGGTTTATTCTTATCCAAGACTAAGTTTATTGGAGAAAATAAGCGTTAAAAAGGAAGTTAAATTTCCTTATATTCCTGGTCTTCTTGCCTTTAGAGAAATGCCTCTTCTTATTGATGCTGCTTCTAGGCTTTCGAAAAAACCAGACGTTTGGTTAATAGACGGGGCGGGCTTAGCTCATCCTAGAAGAATGGGTATAGCAACGCATTTTGGTATTTACATGGATACGCCAACAGTTGGTTGTGCTAAGTCTCATCTATTTGGTAAGTTTAAGGAGCCTGGGTTAAAGCAAGGAGATTACAGCTACATTTACGATGGGGATGAGATAATAGGAGCTGTTCTTAGAACGAAGGACAATGTTAATCCACTATTTATTTCTATTGGCTATGCTATAACTCTTGATGTAGCTATAAAATTGGTTCTTTCGTGTTGTGACGGTTACAGGCTCCCTAAACCCTTAAGGGAAGCTCATAATGTTATCGAAAGGATAAAGCATAAAGAAGGTGAAATGACGCTGTTTTAG
- the rplL gene encoding 50S ribosomal protein L7/L12, with protein sequence MTKEEIIQAIEKMTVLELAELVKALEEKFGVSAVAAPIAVAAPVAAAGAPAAEAKAEEKTEFKVVLKDAGANKIQVIKVVRQFTDLGLKEAKDLVEKVPSVVKEGVSKEEAEEIKKKLEEAGAKVELE encoded by the coding sequence ATGACTAAGGAGGAAATAATACAGGCAATTGAGAAGATGACAGTTTTGGAACTTGCGGAGCTTGTTAAGGCTCTAGAGGAAAAGTTTGGGGTTTCTGCTGTAGCTGCTCCTATTGCTGTAGCTGCTCCTGTTGCGGCTGCTGGAGCTCCTGCTGCTGAGGCAAAGGCCGAGGAAAAGACCGAATTTAAAGTAGTTCTTAAAGATGCTGGTGCTAATAAGATCCAGGTTATAAAGGTTGTTAGGCAGTTTACAGACCTTGGCCTTAAGGAAGCTAAAGATCTTGTTGAGAAAGTTCCTTCTGTTGTTAAGGAAGGCGTATCTAAGGAAGAAGCTGAGGAAATCAAGAAGAAGCTTGAAGAAGCTGGAGCTAAGGTTGAATTGGAGTAG
- the rplJ gene encoding 50S ribosomal protein L10, giving the protein MRKGPRPEKVEWVSKMAEALKGCTATFFTGFHGLSTPEMNVVRNELKKAGAYFHVIKNNLAKRAFKEAGYEIHEDLFNGDNALAISYSDPVEIAKILKKHAEQLEKFLLKGGYLGKRFITPEQIKELAELPPKAHLVAKLLGSLNSPIQRLLNVLNGVPRNLVYVLNAIKEKKEKEG; this is encoded by the coding sequence ATGAGGAAAGGGCCAAGACCTGAAAAAGTAGAATGGGTTAGTAAGATGGCCGAAGCTTTAAAAGGTTGTACAGCTACTTTCTTTACAGGCTTCCATGGCTTGAGTACTCCGGAAATGAATGTGGTTAGGAATGAACTTAAGAAGGCCGGAGCTTATTTTCATGTCATTAAGAATAATTTAGCTAAAAGAGCTTTTAAAGAAGCAGGTTATGAAATTCACGAAGATTTATTTAACGGTGATAACGCTCTTGCTATTTCCTACTCTGATCCTGTTGAAATAGCCAAAATACTTAAGAAACATGCTGAACAGTTAGAGAAATTCCTCCTTAAAGGAGGATATCTCGGAAAGAGGTTTATAACTCCTGAGCAGATTAAAGAGCTAGCGGAGTTGCCGCCCAAAGCGCATTTGGTTGCAAAGCTTCTTGGTAGTCTTAACTCTCCCATTCAGAGACTGCTTAATGTTCTGAATGGGGTTCCAAGAAACTTGGTTTATGTTCTTAATGCAATAAAGGAGAAGAAAGAGAAGGAGGGATAA